The following proteins are co-located in the Candida dubliniensis CD36 chromosome 3, complete sequence genome:
- a CDS encoding mitochondrial ribosomal protein, large subunit (Similar to S. cerevisiae MRPL33), whose protein sequence is MFCCLFFFFFLSLCLSLFDKSSNFHHERRERFYNLTINTILILSLQTTTHTNTHIFIYIYIPLTMSTVPKQLYYRITQIRSSIGMPPKTRNTLTSLGLKRRFQVTYVKVDQSSAHQLALVKELVKVELSEEKKTRQEINQERKYKPGFELIKDGMKKTYT, encoded by the coding sequence ATGTTTTGttgcctttttttttttttctttctctctctctgtctctctctctttgACAAGAGTTCAAATTTTCACCATgaaagaagagaaagatTTTACAACCTAACCATAAACACCATATTAATACTATCCCTACAGACCaccacacacacaaacacacacatatttatatatatatatatacccTTAACAATGTCGACTGTTCCAAAACAATTATATTATCGAATAACACAAATTAGATCATCCATAGGGATGCCACCAAAGACTCGTAATACATTAACGTCATTAGGtttaaaaagaagattTCAAGTCACTTATGTTAAAGTCGATCAAAGTTCAGCTCATCAATTAGCTCTAGTTAAAGAATTAGTTAAAGTTGAATTAAGTGAAGAGAAGAAGACTAGACAAGAGATAAatcaagaaagaaaatataaaccagggtttgaattgattaaagATGGAATGAAGAAAACTTATACCTAA